The following proteins are co-located in the Betta splendens chromosome 9, fBetSpl5.4, whole genome shotgun sequence genome:
- the ppp1r12a gene encoding protein phosphatase 1 regulatory subunit 12A isoform X2 produces the protein MKMADAKQKRNEQLKRWLGSETDLEPPVLKKKKTKVKFDDGAVFLAACSSGDTEEVLRMLDRGADINYANVDGLTALHQACIDDNVDMVTFLVEHGAGINQPDNEGWIPLHAAASCGYLDIAEYLISQGANVGVVNSEGETPLDIAEEEAMEELLQNEIKRQGVDIEAARKEEERVMLSDARQWVNSGQIQDIRHAKSGGTALHVAAAKGYVEVLKLLIQAGYDVNIKDYDGWTPLHAAAHWGKEEACRILVENLCDMDLINKMGQTPFDVADEDVLGYLEELQKKQNLLMSEKKDIKKSPLIETTTTGDNNQLLKPLKSKETVLLEPEKTTPRIEPLEPEKVDEEEDGKKDESSCSSEEEEEEDSESENEAEKSKPSASVSNSTTPVPTGISTSSPTSPINQVTTPTSPVKKIIQPTAKVTAKVEEERKDESPASWRLGLRKTGSYGALAEITATKETQREKDTTGVMRSASSPRLSSTLDNKEKDKDKITRLAYVTPTPTAPRRLASTSDIDEKENRDSTPLIRSGSYTRRRWDDDLKNSEGSTSTNRTPSYQRSTSHTLALGRSGSTRDVPAKSSSTSSLDPNTCNTKPWQPPTSHYQSYSIYRSGSFGRRHEDLSSTTTTTSSTTTSSSVTSPTGHRSLLSSLGSTSTRPGSTSLTSRYWSEESAEREKDSAAVIPNINTGSTTTAASTTSTTTTTGTGSERRRSYLTPVRDEESESQRKARSRQARQSRRSTQGVTLTDLQEAEKTIGRSRPPKTREEEKEEKEKQDKEKQEEKKETETKEDDYRSKYRSFEERYRSLSSSSTAAISTVSAASTPSYSSTTLSTSSSSLNRPNSLTGITSSYSRSSRDTEKETDKKEEEKEGEDKSQPRSIRDRRRPREKRRSTGVSFWTQDGDENDPDQQSDSEEGSTKGEPQSDRLSSTSSLDRNDVLLSHSYGESRRRLDRDDATDYKKLYEQISAENEKLKAQLRDTDLELADLKLQLEKATQRQERYADRSQLELERRVTSRPQYHLSGGKKSSRKEDF, from the exons gcttGCATAGATGACAACGTTGACATGGTGACGTTCCTGGTGGAGCATGGGGCCGGCATCAACCAACCGGACAACGAGGGCTGGATCCCCCTCcacgctgctgcctcctgtggcTATCTAGACATAGCAGA GTATCTCATTAGCCAGGGTGCCAATGTAGGAGTTGTGAACAGTGAGGGTGAGACGCCGCTGGACATCGCTGAagaggaggccatggaggagctTCTGCAGAACGAGATCAAGCGACAAG GGGTGGACATCGAGGCAGCCCGCAAAGAGGAGGAGCGCGTGATGCTGAGCGACGCCCGGCAGTGGGTGAACAGCGGCCAGATCCAGGACATCCGACATGCCAAGTCTGGAGGGACGGCGCTCCATGTGGCGGCCGCGAAGGGATACGTTGAGGTTTTAAA GCTTTTAATCCAAGCAGGGTATGATGTAAATATTAAAGACTATGATGGCTGGACTCCTCTGCATGCGGCAGCACACTGGGGCAAAGAGGAGGCGTGTAGGATTCTGGTGGAGAATCTGTGTGACATGGACCTCATTAATAAAATG GGCCAGACCCCGTTTGACGTAGCAGATGAAGATGTTCTAGGATACTTAGAGGAGctgcaaaagaaacaaaacctg CTCATGAGTGAAAAGAAAGACATTAAGAAATCGCCTTTAATTGAAACAACAACCACTGGAGATAACAACCAGTTACTAAAACCCCTCAAGAG CAAAGAAACTGTGCTACTAGAGCCAGAGAAGACGACTCCACGCATTGAGCCCCTAGAACCAGAGAAGgtggatgaagaagaagacggGAAGAAGGACGAGTCAAGCTGCtccagcgaggaagaggaggaagaggactcTGAGTCGGAGAATGAAGCAG AAAAGAGCAAGCCTTCAGCGTCGGTGAGCAACAGCACCACACCCGTCCCAACTGGCATCAGTACGTCATCTCCAACCAGCCCCATCAACCAGGTGACGACCCCCACATCGCCGGTAAAGAAG ATTATTCAGCCTACTGCAAAGGTCACTGctaaagtggaggaggagaggaaggacgaGTCTCCCGCATCGTGGCGTCTGGGTCTGAGGAAGACCGGCAGCTACGGTGCGTTAGCCGAGATCACGGCTACCAAGGAGACGCAGAGGGAGAAGGACACGACCGGCGTGATGCGCTCTGCCTCCAGCCCTCGCCTCTCCTCAACTTTGGACAACAAAGAAAAG gacaaagacaaaaTCACCCGGCTTGCCTATGTGACCCCAACCCCCACCGCCCCCAGGAGGCTGGCCAGTACTTCAGACATAGACGAGAAGGAAAACCG GGACTCCACTCCCCTGATACGTAGCGGCTCGTACACACGGCGGCGCTGGGACGACGACCTGAAAAACAGTGAAGGAAGCACCTCCACCAACCGAACCCCCAGCTACCAGCGCAG CACGTCCCACACGCTAGCGCTAGGGCGGAGCGGCAGCACGCGGGACGTGCCAGCCAAGTCTTCGTCCACCTCCAGCTTGGACCCTAACACCTGTAATACTAAACCCTGGCAGCCACCCACCTCCCACTACCAGTCTTACAGCATTTACCGCAG CGGCTCCTTTGGTAGAAGACATGAGGATTTGAGctccacaaccaccaccacctcctccacgaCCACCTCCTCATCGGTTACCTCGCCCACAGGCcaccgcagcctgctctcaaGCCTGGGCTCCACTTCCACCCGCCCTGGCTCCACCAGTCTCACCAGCAG GTACTGGTCAGAGGAAAGTGCAGAGCGGGAGAAGGACTCTGCTGCAGTTATCCCCAACATTAACACTGGTTCCACTACAACTGCAGCGTCTACTACGTCCACTACGACCACCACCGGCACTGGCTCTGAAAGGCGCAG GTCATACCTGACACCGGTTCGTGACGAGGAGTCAGAGTCCCAGAGGAAAGCTCGCTCCAGACAGGCTCGGCAGTCGAGGAGGTCCACCCAG GGTGTGACTCTGACTGACCTGCAAGAAGCTGAGAAAACAATCGGCAGGAGTCGTCCCCCAAAGACTcgtgaggaggagaaggaggagaaggagaaacaggacaaggagaagcaggaggagaagaaggagactGAGACCAAAGAGGACGATTACCGATCGAAGTACCGCAGCTTTGAAGAG cgtTATCGGTCTttatcttcctcctccactgctgctatCTCTACGGTCAGCGCTGCCTCCACCCCGTCCTACTCCAGCACCACATTGTCCACCAGTTCCAGCTCCCTCAACAGGCCTAACAGTCTGACGGGCATCACCTCCTCCTATAGCCGCTcctccagagacacagaaaaag aaacagacaaaaaggaggaggagaaggagggagaggacaaGTCTCAGCCCCGCTCCATACGGGATCGCAGGCGGCCGCGCGAAAAGAGGCGCTCCACTGGAGTCTCCTTCTGGACCCAAGAT GGTGATGAGAATGACCCTGATCAGCAGTCGGACTCTGAGGAGGGTAGCACCAAGGGAGAGCCGCAG AGTGACAGATTGTCCAG CACTTCATCTTTAGACCGCAACGACGTTCTCTTAAGCCACAGCTATGGTGAGAGTCGGCGACGACTGGACAGGGACGATGCCACCGACTACAAGAAG CTCTACGAGCAGATCTCAGCTGAGAACGAGAAGCTAAAGGCCCAGCTACGTGACACAGACCTGGAGCTGGCGGACTTGAAGCTGCAGCTAGAGAAGGCCACACAG aGGCAGGAACGCTACGCTGACCGGTCACAGCTCGAGTTGGAGAGAAGG GTAACAAGCAGGCCCCAATATCATCTGAGTGGTG GAAAGAAGAGCTCTAGAAAGGAAGATTTctga